The Candidatus Eisenbacteria bacterium genome includes the window AGGCCTGTCCGAACCGGAGAAAGATCACGTAAGGATGCTTGCCGAGAAGGTTCTCCCGATCCGAGCCGAAGCGCTCCCGGGTCTCCGCGGCGAGCCCCTCCCGCAGGTGCCTCTGCAGGGCGTTGTAGTTGCGCGAGGCGGCGCGCATCGCCGGGTCCTCGCCCAGAAGGATCTTCGCCTGCAGCAGAAACCGGACTTCCCTGCCGAGAAGGGAGAGGATCGCGCCGGGGGCGATTCCCTGGCGCATCAAATCCTTGAGGTCCGAAAGGGCTCGTGCGCGGTCCCGGCGGGAGATCCCCTCCGTGATCTCATAGAGGATCGTGTCCCGCGAGCGGCCGACCACCGCCTCCACGTCGGCGGCGCGCACCTCCGTCCGGGGGCTGATGTAGAGCCTCAGCTTCTCCAGCTCGTTCCGCGCGGTGAGCAGGTCCGTGCCGACACGGCTCGCCAACGCCTGCGCCTCCCCGACGGCGAGGTCCAGGCCGAGGAGCCGCGCCCTCTCCCGGATCCGATCCGGCATGTCCCGGTCCTTCACCGCCTCGAAGGGAAAGACGGCGCCGCCCGCGGCGATCCGTTTGAACCAACGCCGGCGCCGGTCCACCGAACCGCGATGACGGATCAGCAGGAAGAGGGCCGGCTCGCCCTCGACCCGGGCGACCAGATCGTCGACCGCCGCGGCCTCGTCGGGAAGACCGTCCAGCAGGACGACCCGCCGCTCCGCGAAAAGGCTCATCTGAGAGAGTTCGTCGGCCGGCGCGGAAGCGTCGAGCCGCTTCCCCTCCAGGCGGATACGGCTCGCGCCCCCCACCTCCAGGACGGAGAGGATCCTCTCCGTCGTCTCGCCCACGCCGAGTTCCTCGTCTCCGTAGACCAGCGCGGCGGAAGGTTCCCACTTCCCCCCCCGCCATTTCTTTAAAAATCCTTCGAGCGTCATCGGCGGCCTATCGGATGCGGAGCCTCTTCCCGACGGGAAGGACCGACCCCGGCGCCAGGTTGTTCCGGGTGAGGAGGGCGTTCACGTCCACCCGATACCGGCGGGCGATGCTCCAGGCGGTCTCCCCCTCCCGGACGGTGTGGAAACGGGTCCTCTCCGGGTCCTCTCTTTCGAAGTACGCTTCGACTCCCCGCGAGAGGAGGCCGGCGATCTTCTCCCGGAACGCCTCCTTCCGCAGGTTCCCCGCGTCGGTCCGGTTCGAGAGAAAACCCAACTCCACCAGAATCGCCGGAATCTCCATCGACTTCAGGACGGCGAAACCGGCTTGTTTCACGTTTCGCAGATCGAAATCCGAATCGTCACGAAAAGTATTGTACACGTCTTCGGCGAGCATTTCGCTTTTCCGCATCCCCTCCTCCTGGAGGTAATCGAAAAGGATGGAGATCACCTCCTCCTCGGCGCCCGGCGGAACGCCGCCGATCATGTCGGCCGCGTTCTCCTTGTCCGCCAGCTCCCGGGCGAGCTTGTCCGTCGCGCCCCCCAGGGAGAGGAAGAAAACCTCGAACCCGCGGGCGCGCGCGGAGCGGGCCGAGTTGGCGTGTAGGCTGATGAAGAGATCCCCCTTGCGGCGGCGTGCGATTTCGGTCCGCCCCCGGAGGCTGATGAAATAGTCGCCGTCCCGGGTGAGCACCGCCTCGTAGCCGGGGAGGGCGTTCATCTTGCGGGCGAGGCGGCGGGCGATGTCGAGCGTGATCTCCTTCTCCTTCAGGCCGAAGAGCCCCACCGCGCCGGGGTCCTCGCCGCCGTGCCCCGCGTCGATGATGACGCGACGGACGCCGCCGGAAGGGGCCGGTTCCGCGGCTTCGGCTCGGTCCCGGAAGACGTCGATCACCACCCGGTGCGGCTTTCCCGCCACCGGCGAGAGACGGAAGAGGTGATAACGGGCGGGGCGTGAGAGATCGAGCACCACCTGCGCCGCGCCGTTCCCGAGGGCGTTCATCCGAATCGCCGTCAGGAGGGGATCGTCGACGGCGATCTTCCGCGTGGCGGATCGGAAACCCGTGTCCTTGATGTCCACGGCGATCCGGTCGGGATCGGCGAGGACGCGGTGCGTGTAAGGGGCCGGTCCACTCAGATCGACGACCACACGGACATAATCGGGCGCCTTCCAGTAACGGATGTTGGTCAGAAGACGGCCATCGGCGCGCGTCGCGACGGGAGAGAGAAGGAGGAGGCCGAGAAGAAACCCGGCGGGGAAGAAGGCTCGCTTCACGGGCTCCCCTCCTCGTCGGATCGGACGGGGATCCCGGAGCGGATCAGCAGCGCCGCGGCGACGCCGGCGCCCCGGATCGCCGCGCCGCTTCGGACGATGGAGAGGACGCCGCAGGATGGGGAGCGTTCCTTCAGGATC containing:
- the holA gene encoding DNA polymerase III subunit delta → MTLEGFLKKWRGGKWEPSAALVYGDEELGVGETTERILSVLEVGGASRIRLEGKRLDASAPADELSQMSLFAERRVVLLDGLPDEAAAVDDLVARVEGEPALFLLIRHRGSVDRRRRWFKRIAAGGAVFPFEAVKDRDMPDRIRERARLLGLDLAVGEAQALASRVGTDLLTARNELEKLRLYISPRTEVRAADVEAVVGRSRDTILYEITEGISRRDRARALSDLKDLMRQGIAPGAILSLLGREVRFLLQAKILLGEDPAMRAASRNYNALQRHLREGLAAETRERFGSDRENLLGKHPYVIFLRFGQASRFREEELLGLLRALSRADRKVKSGAGEPETILFTAVAAASGDGS
- a CDS encoding N-acetylmuramoyl-L-alanine amidase: MKRAFFPAGFLLGLLLLSPVATRADGRLLTNIRYWKAPDYVRVVVDLSGPAPYTHRVLADPDRIAVDIKDTGFRSATRKIAVDDPLLTAIRMNALGNGAAQVVLDLSRPARYHLFRLSPVAGKPHRVVIDVFRDRAEAAEPAPSGGVRRVIIDAGHGGEDPGAVGLFGLKEKEITLDIARRLARKMNALPGYEAVLTRDGDYFISLRGRTEIARRRKGDLFISLHANSARSARARGFEVFFLSLGGATDKLARELADKENAADMIGGVPPGAEEEVISILFDYLQEEGMRKSEMLAEDVYNTFRDDSDFDLRNVKQAGFAVLKSMEIPAILVELGFLSNRTDAGNLRKEAFREKIAGLLSRGVEAYFEREDPERTRFHTVREGETAWSIARRYRVDVNALLTRNNLAPGSVLPVGKRLRIR